One genomic segment of Streptomyces niveus includes these proteins:
- a CDS encoding cold-shock protein, protein MASGTVKWFNAAKGFGFIEQDDGGADVFAHFSNIAAQGVRELLEGQKVTFDIATGQKGPTAENIVPA, encoded by the coding sequence ATGGCATCTGGAACAGTGAAGTGGTTCAACGCGGCCAAGGGCTTCGGCTTCATCGAGCAGGACGATGGCGGCGCCGACGTGTTCGCCCACTTCTCGAACATCGCCGCCCAGGGCGTCCGTGAACTGCTCGAAGGTCAGAAGGTCACCTTCGACATCGCGACAGGCCAGAAGGGCCCGACGGCCGAGAACATCGTTCCCGCCTGA
- a CDS encoding MerR family transcriptional regulator: MTADDSFSRLDDDDYPAYTMGRAAEMLGTTQGFLRAIGEARLITPLRSEGGHRRYSRYQLRIAARARELVDQGTPIEAACRIVILEDQLEEAQRINAEYRNAAKGAGPPVA, encoded by the coding sequence ATGACAGCAGACGACTCGTTCAGCCGGCTCGATGACGACGACTATCCCGCCTACACGATGGGCCGGGCCGCAGAAATGCTCGGCACCACCCAGGGCTTCCTCCGCGCCATCGGCGAAGCCCGCCTCATCACCCCGCTGCGCTCCGAGGGCGGCCACCGGCGCTACTCCCGCTACCAGCTGCGCATCGCCGCCCGTGCCCGGGAGCTCGTCGACCAGGGCACCCCCATCGAGGCCGCCTGCCGCATCGTCATCCTCGAAGACCAGCTCGAGGAAGCCCAGCGCATCAACGCCGAATATCGCAACGCGGCCAAAGGGGCGGGTCCGCCCGTGGCTTGA